From Streptomyces asiaticus, one genomic window encodes:
- a CDS encoding trypsin-like serine peptidase has protein sequence MPLIRRSTVAAAAMTALLVVSASACGPGDDESASSSNSSAASTGQQAKDGIKLPDGVPTSLDDLKKWKEGGWKDWDKWARKASEFANPIIKNFWQPSRMAKAKDSSHTVSTQSAGQDQAATDPEPPAVPAKQVSRPYHQNMAPVGKVFFDGPEGPMVCSGTVIDDPAHPGKSNLVWTAGHCVHSGKQGGWMRNIVFVPSYNDNGLPAEQTQSAAQNEVSPYGVWWADWSQTSSEWIANGGKTGGVGSAYDFAVLHLKPENGGGKSLQETVGASVPVWFGAPSADQVSSIGAYGYPQAPPYDGAKMFNCTSRPGRLSFSPTSPTMYRIGCSMTGGTSGGGWFVNHGGKTVLVSNSSIGSYGHTWLAGPHLGAEAKGVFEAISKKFAGQG, from the coding sequence ATGCCACTCATACGCCGTTCCACCGTGGCGGCCGCGGCCATGACCGCGCTGCTGGTGGTCTCCGCTTCGGCCTGCGGGCCCGGTGACGACGAGTCGGCTTCTTCGTCGAACTCCTCGGCCGCGTCCACCGGGCAGCAGGCCAAGGACGGGATCAAGCTGCCCGATGGCGTCCCGACGAGTCTGGACGACCTGAAGAAGTGGAAGGAGGGCGGCTGGAAGGACTGGGACAAGTGGGCCCGCAAGGCATCGGAATTCGCCAATCCGATCATCAAGAACTTCTGGCAGCCGTCCAGGATGGCCAAGGCGAAGGACTCGTCGCACACCGTCTCCACGCAGAGCGCCGGCCAGGACCAGGCGGCCACCGACCCCGAGCCGCCCGCCGTGCCGGCCAAGCAGGTTTCGCGGCCGTACCACCAGAACATGGCGCCGGTCGGGAAGGTGTTCTTCGACGGCCCCGAGGGGCCGATGGTGTGTTCCGGGACGGTCATCGACGACCCGGCCCACCCGGGGAAGTCCAACCTGGTGTGGACCGCGGGCCACTGTGTGCACTCCGGCAAGCAGGGCGGCTGGATGCGCAACATCGTGTTCGTGCCCTCGTACAACGACAACGGACTGCCGGCCGAGCAGACCCAGTCGGCGGCGCAGAACGAGGTCAGCCCCTACGGCGTGTGGTGGGCGGACTGGTCGCAGACCTCGTCCGAGTGGATCGCGAACGGCGGTAAGACCGGCGGAGTGGGGTCGGCGTACGACTTCGCGGTGCTGCATCTGAAGCCCGAGAACGGCGGCGGCAAGTCGTTGCAGGAGACGGTCGGGGCCTCGGTGCCGGTGTGGTTCGGGGCGCCGTCGGCCGACCAGGTGAGCTCGATCGGCGCGTACGGCTACCCGCAGGCCCCGCCGTACGACGGGGCGAAGATGTTCAACTGCACCAGCAGGCCGGGCCGGCTGTCGTTCTCGCCCACCTCGCCGACGATGTACCGGATCGGCTGCTCGATGACCGGCGGGACCTCGGGCGGTGGCTGGTTCGTCAACCACGGCGGTAAGACGGTGCTGGTGTCCAACAGCTCGATCGGCTCGTACGGGCACACCTGGCTCGCCGGGCCGCATCTGGGGGCCGAGGCCAAGGGCGTGTTCGAGGCCATCAGCAAGAAGTTCGCCGGTCAGGGCTGA
- a CDS encoding Dps family protein produces MAASGSSRRSESDVAGFTASPQLAQALQQIVVDLVELHLQGKQAHWNVVGHNFRDLHLQLDQIVDDARESADTIAERMRALAAIPDGRSETVAATTTLPTFPAGEASVSTVVDLITARLRATADTLRTLHDQVDTEDPSTADLLHAIIDSLEKHAWMVNAENRST; encoded by the coding sequence ATGGCCGCTTCCGGGAGTTCCCGACGTTCGGAGAGCGATGTCGCCGGATTCACGGCCTCGCCGCAGCTCGCCCAGGCGTTGCAGCAGATCGTGGTGGACCTCGTCGAACTGCATCTCCAGGGCAAGCAGGCCCACTGGAACGTGGTCGGCCACAACTTCCGCGACCTCCACCTTCAACTGGATCAGATCGTGGACGACGCCCGCGAGTCGGCCGACACCATCGCCGAACGCATGCGCGCCCTGGCCGCCATCCCGGACGGCCGCTCCGAGACCGTGGCAGCGACCACCACCCTCCCCACGTTCCCGGCGGGCGAGGCGAGCGTAAGCACCGTCGTCGACCTCATCACCGCCCGCCTGCGCGCCACCGCGGACACCCTCCGCACCCTCCACGACCAGGTCGACACCGAGGACCCCTCCACGGCCGACCTACTGCACGCGATCATCGATTCCCTGGAGAAACACGCCTGGATGGTCAACGCGGAAAACCGCTCCACCTGA
- a CDS encoding MerR family transcriptional regulator — protein sequence MATSEADEVREYRMAELAEKAGITVRTLRFYRERKLLPPPRREGRIAWYNDHHLARLRTIAALLERGHTLGGIAELLAAFESGRRDVGELLGLPGAAASWPAETPVRLRPEALADYFQGEVTPENLSTSLDLGYLAVDGDEIVHLSRRLLDVSHTLVEQGVPLAAVLGAAREVREHVDAIAETFVTLLRTHVLADAMERGEDVGETMERLRPLATSVVDAELTMAMNRRMRAELGEAPPRGPSGGRSGGQ from the coding sequence GTGGCGACGAGCGAAGCGGACGAGGTACGCGAGTACCGCATGGCGGAACTGGCCGAGAAGGCCGGGATCACCGTGCGCACCCTGCGCTTCTACCGGGAGCGCAAGCTGCTCCCACCGCCGCGCCGCGAGGGCCGGATCGCCTGGTACAACGACCACCATCTGGCCCGGCTGCGGACGATCGCGGCGCTGCTGGAACGCGGCCACACCCTCGGCGGGATCGCCGAGCTGCTCGCCGCCTTCGAAAGCGGCCGCCGAGACGTCGGCGAGCTGCTCGGACTGCCCGGCGCCGCCGCGTCCTGGCCCGCGGAGACCCCGGTCCGGCTCAGGCCCGAGGCCCTCGCCGACTACTTCCAGGGCGAGGTCACCCCGGAGAACCTCAGCACCTCCCTCGACCTCGGCTATCTGGCCGTCGACGGCGACGAGATCGTCCACCTCAGCCGCCGCCTGCTGGACGTCTCACACACCCTGGTCGAACAGGGCGTCCCACTGGCCGCCGTGCTCGGCGCGGCGCGCGAGGTGCGTGAGCATGTGGACGCGATCGCCGAGACCTTCGTCACACTGCTGCGCACCCATGTGCTGGCGGACGCCATGGAGCGCGGCGAGGACGTCGGCGAGACCATGGAGCGGCTGCGGCCACTGGCCACCAGCGTGGTGGACGCCGAGCTGACGATGGCCATGAACCGCCGAATGCGGGCGGAGCTGGGCGAGGCCCCGCCCAGGGGGCCCTCCGGGGGTCGCTCCGGGGGCCAGTGA
- a CDS encoding exodeoxyribonuclease III produces MLTVTTVNVNGLRAAAKKGFISWLDGTAADVVCLQEVRAEPKELPEAVREPDGWHVVHAPAAAKGRAGVSVYARRELEGVRVGFGSSEFDGSGRYVEVDLPGVTVGSLYLPSGEVGTDRQDEKERFMAEFLPYLKELRERAAAGGREALVCGDWNIAHQEADLKNWKANQKKSGFLPEERAWLGRVFEEAAYVDVVRALHPDVAGPYSWWSYRGRAFDNDAGWRIDYQIATPGLAGRAVKAVVERAAAYDQRWSDHAPVTVAYGPAH; encoded by the coding sequence GTGCTCACCGTGACGACCGTGAATGTGAACGGGCTGCGCGCCGCCGCCAAGAAGGGCTTCATCTCCTGGCTGGACGGCACCGCGGCCGATGTGGTGTGCCTCCAGGAGGTGCGCGCCGAGCCCAAGGAACTGCCCGAGGCGGTGCGCGAACCCGATGGCTGGCATGTGGTGCACGCCCCAGCGGCGGCCAAGGGCCGGGCCGGGGTGTCGGTGTACGCCCGGCGCGAGCTGGAGGGCGTCCGGGTCGGCTTCGGATCGTCCGAGTTCGACGGCAGCGGCCGCTATGTGGAGGTCGATCTGCCGGGCGTGACCGTCGGCAGCCTGTACCTTCCCTCGGGCGAGGTCGGCACGGACCGCCAGGACGAGAAGGAGCGCTTCATGGCGGAGTTCCTTCCGTATCTGAAGGAGCTGCGCGAGCGGGCGGCGGCCGGTGGGCGCGAGGCGCTGGTGTGCGGCGACTGGAACATCGCCCACCAGGAGGCCGACCTCAAGAACTGGAAGGCCAACCAGAAGAAGTCCGGCTTCCTGCCGGAGGAGCGCGCCTGGCTGGGCAGGGTCTTCGAGGAGGCGGCGTACGTGGACGTGGTGCGCGCCCTGCACCCGGACGTCGCGGGTCCCTACTCGTGGTGGTCCTACCGCGGCCGGGCCTTCGACAATGACGCGGGCTGGCGCATCGACTACCAGATCGCCACCCCGGGGCTCGCCGGGCGCGCGGTCAAGGCGGTCGTGGAGCGGGCGGCCGCCTACGACCAGCGGTGGAGCGACCACGCCCCGGTGACGGTGGCCTACGGCCCGGCTCACTGA
- a CDS encoding GNAT family N-acetyltransferase, with amino-acid sequence MDVRVIRYDHPDARKLDAEVQVEYAERYGEGDLTHMDPAHFDPPHGLYLIVYDTDGTPVASGGWRSQERNEEGYEDGDAEIKRMFVVRSARGRGLARRILAALEDSAREAGRVRMVLETGTEQPEAIALYTSSGYAPVTKFGLYRFEESSRCYAKLLTDATGEAGTTDLTDGLTGAPVSP; translated from the coding sequence ATGGACGTTCGAGTCATTCGCTACGATCACCCTGACGCCCGCAAACTCGACGCGGAAGTGCAGGTGGAGTACGCCGAGCGCTACGGCGAGGGCGATCTGACGCATATGGACCCGGCCCACTTCGACCCGCCGCACGGCCTCTATCTCATCGTGTACGACACGGACGGCACCCCGGTCGCGAGCGGCGGCTGGCGCAGCCAGGAGCGGAACGAGGAGGGCTACGAGGACGGGGACGCCGAGATCAAGCGGATGTTCGTGGTGCGCTCGGCACGCGGGCGGGGGCTGGCCCGGCGGATCCTCGCGGCGCTGGAGGACAGCGCGCGGGAGGCGGGGCGGGTGCGGATGGTTCTGGAGACCGGCACCGAGCAGCCCGAGGCCATCGCGCTGTACACCTCGTCCGGCTACGCGCCGGTGACCAAGTTCGGGCTCTACCGGTTCGAGGAGAGCAGCCGTTGCTACGCCAAGCTCCTTACGGACGCCACGGGTGAGGCGGGCACAACGGACCTCACGGATGGGCTTACGGGCGCACCCGTAAGCCCATGA